One Osmerus mordax isolate fOsmMor3 chromosome 16, fOsmMor3.pri, whole genome shotgun sequence genomic window carries:
- the LOC136959169 gene encoding segment polarity protein dishevelled homolog DVL-3-like isoform X2, with amino-acid sequence MGETKIIYHLDDQETPYLVKLSVPADRVTLADFKNVLKKPNYKFFFKSMDDDFGVVKEEISDDNAKLPCFNGRVVSWLVSGDGAHSDGGSVADSLSEAAPPLERTGGIGDSRPPSYHGKAAVGQDSLDSNMESGSLVSQRRERPRRKHSSQHGERMNGFPRGVRGPELGSFDSCSSFMSSELDSTSCFDSEDDDATSRFSSSTEQSSSRLMRRHRRRRRKPKTSNMERSSSFSSITDSTMSLNIITVTLNMEKYNFLGISIVGQSNERGDGGIYIGSIMKGGAVAADGRIEPGDMLLQVNDINFENMSNDDAVRVLRDIVHKPGPITLTVAKCWDPNPRSCFALPRSEPIRPIDPAAWVSHTAAMTGVFPSYGLSPSMSTVTSTSSSVSSSLPETERFDDFHLSIHSDMATVAKAMASPESGLEVRDRMWLKITIANAFIGSDVVDWLFHHVEGFSDRREARKYASNLLKAGFIRHTVNKITFSEQCYYVFGDLCGNMTHLSLHDHDGSSGGASDQDTLPPLPHPGAAPWPLALPYQFPAPHPYSPPQDLGYPAGGRGQGSAGSQHSEESSGSNCSKTEGRGGAGGSKSGGSGSESEVRSQRAASERSVRSSYSHRSGHPHGGLVYGPPGLPPHLGPLASTPPGAPPGREMASTPPELSGSRQSLRMAVGNPGEFFVDVM; translated from the exons ATGGGGGAGACCAAGATTATCTACCACCTTGACGATCAGGAAACGCCGTACCTTGTGAAACTATCCGTGCCTGCGGACCGCGTCACTCTCGCCGACTTCAAAAATGTCCTCAAGAAACCAAACTACAAGTTTTTCTTCAAATCGATGGATGATGACTTTGG ggTGGTGAAAGAAGAAATATCCGATGACAACGCCAAACTACCCTGCTTTAATGGACGTGTTGTGTCATGG ctggtGTCGGGGGACGGCGCCCACTCAGACGGAGGCTCAGTGGCTGACAGCCTATCAGAGGCAGCCCCGCCCCTGGAGAGGACGGGGGGCATCGGGGACTCCAGACCGCCTTCCTACCA TGGGAAGGCAGCCGTGGGTCAGGACTCCCTGGACAGCAACATGGAGAGCGGCTCCCTGGTGtctcagaggagggagaggccccgacgcaaacacagcagccagcaCG gtgagaGGATGAATGGGTTCCCTCGTGGCGTGCGAGGCCCGGAGCTGGGCAGCTTTGACAGCTGCTCGTCGTTCATGAGCAGCGAGCTGGACTCCACCAGCTGCTTCGACTCTGAGGACGACGACGCCACCAGCCG gtTCAGCAGCTCCACTGAGCAGAGCTCCTCTCGCCTCATGAGACGCCATCGCCGTCGACGACGGAAACCTAAAACATCCAACATGGAGAgg TCCTCGTCGTTCAGCAGCATCACAGACTCCACCATGTCCCTCAACATAATCACCGTCACCCTCAACATGG AGAAGTACAACTTCCTGGGCATCAGCATCGTGGGCCAGAGCAACgagaggggggacgggggcaTCTACATCGGCTCCATCATGAAGGGCGGGGCCGTGGCAGCTGACGGACGCATCGAGCCTGGAGACATGCTGctgcag GTGAACGACATCAACTTTGAGAACATGAGCAACGATGATGCTGTCAGAGTGCTGAGAGACATCGTCCACAAAccagg ACCCATTACTCTGACCGTAGCTAAGTGTTGGGACCCCAACCCTCGAAGCTGCTTTGCCTTACCCAGGA gtgagccGATCCGGCCCATCGACCCTGCAGCCTGGGTGTCCCACACGGCCGCCATGACGGGGGTGTTCCCCTCCTACGGCCTCAGCCCCTCTATGAGCAccgtcacctccacctcctcctccgtcagCAGCTCCCTCCCCGAGACCGAGC GATTTGACGACTTCCACCTGTCGATCCACAGCGACATGGCAACGGTTGCCAAGGCGATGGCGTCCCCTGAGTctgggctggaggtgagagacAGGATGTGGCTGAAGATCACCATCGCCAACGCCTTCATAG GCTCAGACGTGGTAGACTGGCTGTTCCACCATGTGGAGGGCTTCTCCGACCGGCGCGAGGCCAGGAAGTATGCCAGCAACCTGCTGAAGGCCGGCTTCATCCGCCACACCGTCAACAAGATCACCTTCTCAGAGCAGTGCTACTACGTGTTCGGAGACCTCTGTGGCA ACATgacacacctctccctccacgacCACGACGGTTCCAGCGGGGGGGCGTCTGACCAggacaccctgccccccctgccccaccccggGGCAGccccctggcccctggccctgccctACCAgttccctgccccccacccctacagCCCCCCCCAGGACCTAGGCTACCCTGCTGGGGGGCGTGGCCAGGGCAGCGCCGGCAGCCAGCACAGTGAGG AAAGCAGTGGCTCCAACTGCAGTAAGACAGAAGGAAGGGGCGGAGCCGGGGGCTCCAAGTCAGGTGGCAGCGGCAGCGAATCAGAAGTGAGGAGCCAGCGTGCTGCCAGCGAGCGCAGCGTCCGCAGTTCCTATAGCCACCGCAGCGGCCACCCTCACGGGGGCCTGGTGTACGGGCCCCCCGGCCTGCCCCCCCACCTGGGGCccctggcctccaccccccctgggGCCCCCCCCGGCCGTGAGATGGCCTCCACGCCCCCGGAACTCTCCGGCTCGCGCCAGTCTCTGCGAATGGCTGTGGGTAACCCTGGGGAGTTCTTCGTGGATGTCATGTGA
- the LOC136958746 gene encoding glutamate-rich protein 6-like — MEYEAALASRWRAEEDVMLCAEGQPIGDLDSVRSRAASCSGRPGVLRYKRETTIPSIPCSLPSQPPEPLVVCEACGEEAQPPLDLMGLEQPQLFCCSQHQQLCEMLTHERLPALRTAARETTPPPDSQPTREEEAELQAQEREEHRKQEVDRELLFQDNSHLPVDTTAPHSRTLSYLLSRSAPRSAPRTPASDPGLDPGPGLQPAPGLDQQNSQFGLSYPGGLQVGAAVVQRSYPSGGVFLTAFPDGSAQILYPSGLLALILLVDGVRRVCLVYDDHTPNQQPIRALFHSDGRATCYHSNGSVWLSLGVSGGECVSETGSRLRRWSWGPLGPGPPASMRPLFLSLNPSLGLRVLGNKQLCLRFLSGGCQARIGLGGQPAHIQGGASPIGREGWGPSGSEASSAVPGDPLQPPALLGPQPRTPGTQAPGEKLHSETQRHRAFIHTCLQDLL; from the exons ATGGAGTACGAAGCTGCCCTCGCTTCAAGATGGCGGGCAGAAGAGGATGTCATGCTTTGCGCAGAGGGGCAGCCAATAGGAGATCTGGACTCAgtcaggagcagggcagcatcTTGTTCTGGAAGGCCGGGGGTCCTGAGGTACAAGAGGGAGACTACAATACCCAGcatcccctgctccctcccgtCTCAG cctccagagcctctggtggtgtgtgaggcctgCGGGGAGGAGGCCCAGCCCCCCCTGGACCTGATGGGCCTGGAGCAGCCTCAG ctcttCTGCTGCTCCCAGCACCAGCAGCTGTGTGAGATGCTAACTCATGAGAGACTCCCGGCTCTGAGGACAGCAGCTCGGGAGACCACACCCCCGCCggacagccagccaaccagggaggaggaggcggagctacaggcccaagagagggaggagcataG gaagcaggaagtggatCGAGAACTTCTCTTCCAGGACAACTCCCATTTACCTGTAGACAcca CTGCTCCTCATTCCAGGACCCTCAGCTACCTGCTGTCCAGGTCTGCCCCCAG GTCTGCCCCTAGGACACCAGCCTCTGACCCTGGTCTggaccctggtcctggtcttcaACCCGCTCCTGGTCTGGACCAGCAGAACTCCCAGTTCGGCCTCTCCTACCCTGGTGGCCTTCAG gtgggggCAGCGGTGGTGCAGAGGTCTTACCCCAGCGGGGGGGTGTTCCTCACAGCTTTCCCTGACGGCTCCGCCCAGATCCT CTACCCCTCCGGCCTGCTTGCCCTGATCCTACTGGTTGACGGAGTACGGAGAGTGTGCCTAGTCTACGATGACCACACCCCCaaccagcagccaatcagggccCTGTTCCACTCTGACGGCAGGGCCACTTGTTACCACAGTAACGGCAGTGTCTG gctGAGCCTGGGCGTGtctggaggtgagtgtgtgagtgagacaggCTCCAGACTCAGGCGCTGGTCATGGGGGCCCTTGGGCCCCGGCCCACCAGCCTCCATGAGGCCCCTGTTCCTGTCCCTCAACCCCAGCCTGGGGCTCCGTGTGCTGGGTAACAAGCAGCTCTGCCTCCGTTTCCTGTCTGGGGGCTGCCAGGCGAGGATTGGCCTTGGGGGGCAG CCCGCCCACATCCAGGGAGGAGCTTCTCCTATTGGCCGGGAGGGTTGGGGTCCATCTGGGTCTGAGGCGTCTTCAGCGGTGCCTGGAGACCCCCTTCAGCCCCCGGCCCTGCTGGGCCCCCAGCCTCGGACCCCTGGCACACAGGCTCCTGGAGAGAAGCTGCACtcggagacacagagacacagggccTTCATCCACACCTGCTTACAGGACCTcctctga
- the pcyt1aa gene encoding choline-phosphate cytidylyltransferase A has translation MEAHTSRRQLSRKRRREGSNGEAEERDRAVKVPRCTVGLKHPAPFADELEPADSKPYQRVSMEEAKRGTPPDRPVRVYADGIFDVFHSGHARALMQAKGLFPNTHLIVGVCSDDLTHQFKGFTVMNEDERYDAVSHCRYIDEVVRNAPWTLSPEFLAKHRIDFVAHDDIPYSSAGSDDVYKHIKEAGMFAPTQRTEGISTSDIITRIVRDYDVYVRRNLQRGYTAKELNVSFINEKKYHLQERVDKVKRKVKDVEEKSKEFVQKVEEKSIDLIQKWEEKSREFIGNFLQMFGPEGALKHMLKEGRGRMLQAISPRQSPNSSPTREERSPSPSFRLPFFTKTSPPPSPPSHHVARGYPISEDDDDEDED, from the exons ATGGAGGCCCACACTTCCCGTCGGCAGCtgtccaggaagaggaggagagagggctcaAACGGGGAGgccgaggagagagacagagctgttAAAGTCCCAAGATGCACTGTG gggttGAAGCATCCTGCTCCGTTTGCTGATGAGCTGGAGCCGGCAGACAGTAAGCCCTACCAGAGAGTCAGCATGGAGGAGGCCAAGCGAGGCACCCcac CTGATAGGCCGGTGAGGGTGTACGCAGACGGCATCTTCGATGTGTTCCACTCCGGCCACGCCCGTGCCCTCATGCAGGCCAAGGGCCtgttccccaacacacacctcatcgtaggag TGTGTAGTGACGACCTGACACACCAGTTTAAGGGCTTTACGGTGATGAACGAAGACGAGCGCTATGATGCTGTTAGCCACTGTCGCTACATAGACGAGGTGGTGAGGAACGCACCCTGGACCCTCTCCCCAGAGTTCCTGGCCAAGCACCGG ATCGACTTTGTTGCCCATGACGACATCCCATACTCCTCAGCGGGAAGTGACGACGTTTACAAGCACATCAAAGAGGCGG gcaTGTTCGCTCCCACCCAGCGGACAGAGGGCATCTccacctctgacatcatcacGCGGATCGTACGAGACTACGATGTGTACGTCAGACGCAACCTGCAGCGGGGTTACACCGCCAAGGAGCTGAACGTCAGCTTCATTAAC GAGAAGAAGTACCACCTGCAGGAGCGGGTGGACAaggtgaagaggaaggtgaaAGATGTTGAGGAGAAGAGCAAGGAGTTTGtccagaaggtggaggagaagagtatCGACCTCATTCAGAAGTGGGAGGAGAAATCCCGGGAGTTCATCGGCAACTTCCTGCAGATGTTTGGTCCAGAGGGGGCGCTG AAACACATGTTGAAGGAGGGTCGAGGGCGTATGCTCCAGGCCATCAGCCCCAGGCAGAGCCCTAACAGCAGCCCCACCAGAGAGGagcgctccccctccccctccttccgcCTCCCCTTCTTCACCaagacctccccccctccctcccccccctcccaccacgtCGCCCGTGGTTACCCCATCAGCGAGGATGACGATGACGAAGACGAGGATTAA
- the LOC136959058 gene encoding stress-associated endoplasmic reticulum protein 1-like, with amino-acid sequence MVAKQRIRMANEKHSKNITLRGNVAKSTRNATDDKVAVGPWLLALFIFVVCGSAIFQIIQSIRMGM; translated from the exons ATGGTCGCCAAACAGAGAATTCGCATGGCTAACGAGAAACATAGCAAGAACATCACGCTAAGAGGCAACGTAGCCAAATCTACG AGAAACGCTACGGACGACAAGGTAGCGGTTGGGCCGTGGCTACTGGCGCTGTTCATCTTCGTGGTGTGCGGATCAG ccattttccagatcatccagagtaTCCGCATGGGGATGTAG
- the LOC136959232 gene encoding AP-2 complex subunit mu-A isoform X1 yields the protein MIGGLFIYNHKGEVLISRVYRNDIGRNAVDAFRVNVIHARQQVRSPVSNIARTSFFHVKRSNIWLAAVTKQNVNAAMVFEFLYKMCDVMAAYFGKISEENIKNNFVLIYELLDEILDFGYPQNSETGALKTFITQQGIKGQHQTKEEQSQITSQVTGQIGWRREGIKYRRNELFLDVLESVNLLMSPQGQVLSAHVSGRVVMKSYLSGMPECKFGMNDKIVIDKQGKGGVTDEAGKSSGKQAIAIDDCTFHQCVRLSRFDSERSISFIPPDGDYELMRYRTTKDIILPFRVIPLVREVGRTKLEVKVVIKSNFKPSLLAQKIEVRIPTPLTTSGVQVICMKGKAKYKASENAIVWKIKRMAGMKESQISAEIELLPTNDKKKWARPPISMNFEVPFAPSGLKVRYLKVFESKLNYSDHDVIKWVRYIGRSGIYETRC from the exons ATGATCGGAGGACTGTTCATCTACAACCACAAGGGAGAGGTGCTGATCTCCCGGGTCTACCGCAATGACatagg acgtaACGCGGTGGATGCGTTCCGCGTGAACGTGATCCACGCCCGGCAGCAGGTGCGCTCCCCGGTCTCCAACATCGCCCGCACCTCCTTCTTCCACGTGAAGCGCTCCAACATCTGGCTGGCCGCCGTCACCAAGCAGAACGTCAACGCAGCCATGGTGTTCGAGTTCCTCTACAAGATGTGTGATGTCATGGCTGCCTACTTTGGGAAGATCAGCGAGGAGAACATCAAAAACAACTTTGTCCTCATCTACGAACTGCTGGACG AGATCCTGGACTTTGGTTATCCCCAGAACTCAGAGACAGGAGCTCTAAAAACCTTCATAACCCAACAAGGCATCAAGGGCCAG CACCAGACCAAGGAGGAGCAGTCCCAGATCACCAGCCAGGTGACTGGGCAGATCGGCTGGAGGCGAGAGGGCATCAAGTACCGCCGCAACGAGCTCTTCCTGGATGTGCTGGAGAGCGTCAACCTGCTGATGTCTCCCCAGG gtCAGGTGCTGAGTGCCCACGTGTCGGGGCGTGTGGTGATGAAGAGCTACCTGAGTGGGATGCCAGAGTGCAAGTTCGGCATGAACGACAAGATCGTCATCGACAAGCAGGGCAAGGGCGGGGTCACCGACGAGGCTGGGAAGAG CAGTGGGAAGCAGGCCATAGCCATCGATGACTGCACCTTCCACCAGTGTGTGCGACTCAGCAGGTTTGACTCTGAACGCAGCATCAGCTTCATCCCTCCTGACGGAGACTACGAGCTCATGAG GTACCGCACCACCAAGGACATCATCCTGCCGTTCCGTGTGATTCCTCTGGTCCGGGAGGTGGGCCGCACCAAGCTGGAGGTCAAGGTGGTCATCAAGTCCAACTTCAAACCCTCGCTGCTGGCCCAGAAGATAGAG GTGCgtatccccacccccctcaccaccagtgGCGTCCAGGTGATCTGCATGAAGGGCAAGGCCAAGTACAAAGCCAGCGAGAACGCCATCGTCTGGAA GATCAAGCGCATGGCAGGGATGAAGGAGTCTCAGATCAGTGCTGAGATCGAGCTGCTGCCCACCAACGACAAGAAGAAATGGGCACGGCCCCCCATCTCCATGAACTTTGAG gtgccGTTCGCCCCCTCAGGTCTGAAGGTGCGCTACCTGAAGGTGTTTGAGTCCAAGCTCAACTACAGCGATCACGACGTCATCAAGTGGGTCCGCTACATCGGCCGCAGCGGGATCTACGAGACGCGCTGCTAG
- the LOC136959169 gene encoding segment polarity protein dishevelled homolog DVL-3-like isoform X1: MGETKIIYHLDDQETPYLVKLSVPADRVTLADFKNVLKKPNYKFFFKSMDDDFGVVKEEISDDNAKLPCFNGRVVSWLVSGDGAHSDGGSVADSLSEAAPPLERTGGIGDSRPPSYHGKAAVGQDSLDSNMESGSLVSQRRERPRRKHSSQHGERMNGFPRGVRGPELGSFDSCSSFMSSELDSTSCFDSEDDDATSRFSSSTEQSSSRLMRRHRRRRRKPKTSNMERVRHTHSVLHTHTHTHTVVHTHPQSYTHAHTYTHTYTHTLSLKHTHTHAHTHSLTHTPSGAWCSSVVVSPQSSSFSSITDSTMSLNIITVTLNMEKYNFLGISIVGQSNERGDGGIYIGSIMKGGAVAADGRIEPGDMLLQVNDINFENMSNDDAVRVLRDIVHKPGPITLTVAKCWDPNPRSCFALPRSEPIRPIDPAAWVSHTAAMTGVFPSYGLSPSMSTVTSTSSSVSSSLPETERFDDFHLSIHSDMATVAKAMASPESGLEVRDRMWLKITIANAFIGSDVVDWLFHHVEGFSDRREARKYASNLLKAGFIRHTVNKITFSEQCYYVFGDLCGNMTHLSLHDHDGSSGGASDQDTLPPLPHPGAAPWPLALPYQFPAPHPYSPPQDLGYPAGGRGQGSAGSQHSEESSGSNCSKTEGRGGAGGSKSGGSGSESEVRSQRAASERSVRSSYSHRSGHPHGGLVYGPPGLPPHLGPLASTPPGAPPGREMASTPPELSGSRQSLRMAVGNPGEFFVDVM; encoded by the exons ATGGGGGAGACCAAGATTATCTACCACCTTGACGATCAGGAAACGCCGTACCTTGTGAAACTATCCGTGCCTGCGGACCGCGTCACTCTCGCCGACTTCAAAAATGTCCTCAAGAAACCAAACTACAAGTTTTTCTTCAAATCGATGGATGATGACTTTGG ggTGGTGAAAGAAGAAATATCCGATGACAACGCCAAACTACCCTGCTTTAATGGACGTGTTGTGTCATGG ctggtGTCGGGGGACGGCGCCCACTCAGACGGAGGCTCAGTGGCTGACAGCCTATCAGAGGCAGCCCCGCCCCTGGAGAGGACGGGGGGCATCGGGGACTCCAGACCGCCTTCCTACCA TGGGAAGGCAGCCGTGGGTCAGGACTCCCTGGACAGCAACATGGAGAGCGGCTCCCTGGTGtctcagaggagggagaggccccgacgcaaacacagcagccagcaCG gtgagaGGATGAATGGGTTCCCTCGTGGCGTGCGAGGCCCGGAGCTGGGCAGCTTTGACAGCTGCTCGTCGTTCATGAGCAGCGAGCTGGACTCCACCAGCTGCTTCGACTCTGAGGACGACGACGCCACCAGCCG gtTCAGCAGCTCCACTGAGCAGAGCTCCTCTCGCCTCATGAGACGCCATCGCCGTCGACGACGGAAACCTAAAACATCCAACATGGAGAgggtgaggcacacacactcagtcttacacacacacacacacacacacacagtcgtacacacacaccctcagtcttacacacatgcacacacgtacacacacacgtacacacacaccctcagtcttaaacacacacacacacatgcacacacacacagtcttacacacacaccctcaggtgCTTGGTGTTCCAGTGTGGTTGTCTCTCCTCAGTCCTCGTCGTTCAGCAGCATCACAGACTCCACCATGTCCCTCAACATAATCACCGTCACCCTCAACATGG AGAAGTACAACTTCCTGGGCATCAGCATCGTGGGCCAGAGCAACgagaggggggacgggggcaTCTACATCGGCTCCATCATGAAGGGCGGGGCCGTGGCAGCTGACGGACGCATCGAGCCTGGAGACATGCTGctgcag GTGAACGACATCAACTTTGAGAACATGAGCAACGATGATGCTGTCAGAGTGCTGAGAGACATCGTCCACAAAccagg ACCCATTACTCTGACCGTAGCTAAGTGTTGGGACCCCAACCCTCGAAGCTGCTTTGCCTTACCCAGGA gtgagccGATCCGGCCCATCGACCCTGCAGCCTGGGTGTCCCACACGGCCGCCATGACGGGGGTGTTCCCCTCCTACGGCCTCAGCCCCTCTATGAGCAccgtcacctccacctcctcctccgtcagCAGCTCCCTCCCCGAGACCGAGC GATTTGACGACTTCCACCTGTCGATCCACAGCGACATGGCAACGGTTGCCAAGGCGATGGCGTCCCCTGAGTctgggctggaggtgagagacAGGATGTGGCTGAAGATCACCATCGCCAACGCCTTCATAG GCTCAGACGTGGTAGACTGGCTGTTCCACCATGTGGAGGGCTTCTCCGACCGGCGCGAGGCCAGGAAGTATGCCAGCAACCTGCTGAAGGCCGGCTTCATCCGCCACACCGTCAACAAGATCACCTTCTCAGAGCAGTGCTACTACGTGTTCGGAGACCTCTGTGGCA ACATgacacacctctccctccacgacCACGACGGTTCCAGCGGGGGGGCGTCTGACCAggacaccctgccccccctgccccaccccggGGCAGccccctggcccctggccctgccctACCAgttccctgccccccacccctacagCCCCCCCCAGGACCTAGGCTACCCTGCTGGGGGGCGTGGCCAGGGCAGCGCCGGCAGCCAGCACAGTGAGG AAAGCAGTGGCTCCAACTGCAGTAAGACAGAAGGAAGGGGCGGAGCCGGGGGCTCCAAGTCAGGTGGCAGCGGCAGCGAATCAGAAGTGAGGAGCCAGCGTGCTGCCAGCGAGCGCAGCGTCCGCAGTTCCTATAGCCACCGCAGCGGCCACCCTCACGGGGGCCTGGTGTACGGGCCCCCCGGCCTGCCCCCCCACCTGGGGCccctggcctccaccccccctgggGCCCCCCCCGGCCGTGAGATGGCCTCCACGCCCCCGGAACTCTCCGGCTCGCGCCAGTCTCTGCGAATGGCTGTGGGTAACCCTGGGGAGTTCTTCGTGGATGTCATGTGA
- the selenot1a gene encoding thioredoxin reductase-like selenoprotein T1a, giving the protein MAKSWLPLSLLFLGVFSLYCAASADHSGVKKMKMQFATGPLLKFQICISUGYKRVFEEYTQALYQRYPDIRIEGENYLPLPLYRHVASFLSVFKLALIGLILVGKDPFTLLGMQAPAVWVWGQENKIYACMMVFFLSNLIENQCMSTGAFEITLNDVPVWSKLESGHLPSMQQLVQILENEMKMNVPMDTLAHPRS; this is encoded by the exons ATGGCGAAGAGCTGGTTACCATTGTCGCTCCTCTTTCTGGGGGTTTTCTCACTGTACTGCGCCGCGTCAGCTGATCACAGCGGCGTCAAGAAAATGAAGATGCAATTTGCCACGGGGCCGCTACTTAAATTCCAAATTTG cATCTCCTGAGGGTACAAGCGGGTGTTTGAGGAGTACACGCAGGCCCTGTACCAGCGCTACCCAGACATCCGCATTGAAGGAGAGAActaccttcctctccccctctacag ACACGTTGCTTCCTTCCTGTCCGTGTTCAAGCTGGCTTTGATTGGCCTGATCCTGGTGGGAAAGGACCCCTTCACCCTGCTGGGCATGCAGGCCCCTGCCGTCTGGGTCTGGGGCCAGGAGAACAAG atctATGCCTGTATGATGGTGTTCTTCCTCAGTAACCTGATAGAGAACCAGTGCATGTCTACGGGGGCGTTTGAGATCACACTGAACG atgTGCCGGTGTGGTCCAAACTGGAGTCTGGTCATCTGCCCTCCATGCAGCAGCTGGTCCAGATCCTGGAGAACGAGATGAAGATGAACGTTCCTATGGATACGCTGGCACACCCCCGCTcctaa
- the LOC136959232 gene encoding AP-2 complex subunit mu-A isoform X2: MIGGLFIYNHKGEVLISRVYRNDIGRNAVDAFRVNVIHARQQVRSPVSNIARTSFFHVKRSNIWLAAVTKQNVNAAMVFEFLYKMCDVMAAYFGKISEENIKNNFVLIYELLDEILDFGYPQNSETGALKTFITQQGIKGQHQTKEEQSQITSQVTGQIGWRREGIKYRRNELFLDVLESVNLLMSPQGQVLSAHVSGRVVMKSYLSGMPECKFGMNDKIVIDKQGKGGVTDEAGKSGKQAIAIDDCTFHQCVRLSRFDSERSISFIPPDGDYELMRYRTTKDIILPFRVIPLVREVGRTKLEVKVVIKSNFKPSLLAQKIEVRIPTPLTTSGVQVICMKGKAKYKASENAIVWKIKRMAGMKESQISAEIELLPTNDKKKWARPPISMNFEVPFAPSGLKVRYLKVFESKLNYSDHDVIKWVRYIGRSGIYETRC, from the exons ATGATCGGAGGACTGTTCATCTACAACCACAAGGGAGAGGTGCTGATCTCCCGGGTCTACCGCAATGACatagg acgtaACGCGGTGGATGCGTTCCGCGTGAACGTGATCCACGCCCGGCAGCAGGTGCGCTCCCCGGTCTCCAACATCGCCCGCACCTCCTTCTTCCACGTGAAGCGCTCCAACATCTGGCTGGCCGCCGTCACCAAGCAGAACGTCAACGCAGCCATGGTGTTCGAGTTCCTCTACAAGATGTGTGATGTCATGGCTGCCTACTTTGGGAAGATCAGCGAGGAGAACATCAAAAACAACTTTGTCCTCATCTACGAACTGCTGGACG AGATCCTGGACTTTGGTTATCCCCAGAACTCAGAGACAGGAGCTCTAAAAACCTTCATAACCCAACAAGGCATCAAGGGCCAG CACCAGACCAAGGAGGAGCAGTCCCAGATCACCAGCCAGGTGACTGGGCAGATCGGCTGGAGGCGAGAGGGCATCAAGTACCGCCGCAACGAGCTCTTCCTGGATGTGCTGGAGAGCGTCAACCTGCTGATGTCTCCCCAGG gtCAGGTGCTGAGTGCCCACGTGTCGGGGCGTGTGGTGATGAAGAGCTACCTGAGTGGGATGCCAGAGTGCAAGTTCGGCATGAACGACAAGATCGTCATCGACAAGCAGGGCAAGGGCGGGGTCACCGACGAGGCTGGGAAGAG TGGGAAGCAGGCCATAGCCATCGATGACTGCACCTTCCACCAGTGTGTGCGACTCAGCAGGTTTGACTCTGAACGCAGCATCAGCTTCATCCCTCCTGACGGAGACTACGAGCTCATGAG GTACCGCACCACCAAGGACATCATCCTGCCGTTCCGTGTGATTCCTCTGGTCCGGGAGGTGGGCCGCACCAAGCTGGAGGTCAAGGTGGTCATCAAGTCCAACTTCAAACCCTCGCTGCTGGCCCAGAAGATAGAG GTGCgtatccccacccccctcaccaccagtgGCGTCCAGGTGATCTGCATGAAGGGCAAGGCCAAGTACAAAGCCAGCGAGAACGCCATCGTCTGGAA GATCAAGCGCATGGCAGGGATGAAGGAGTCTCAGATCAGTGCTGAGATCGAGCTGCTGCCCACCAACGACAAGAAGAAATGGGCACGGCCCCCCATCTCCATGAACTTTGAG gtgccGTTCGCCCCCTCAGGTCTGAAGGTGCGCTACCTGAAGGTGTTTGAGTCCAAGCTCAACTACAGCGATCACGACGTCATCAAGTGGGTCCGCTACATCGGCCGCAGCGGGATCTACGAGACGCGCTGCTAG